One window of the Methanothermobacter tenebrarum genome contains the following:
- a CDS encoding tetratricopeptide repeat protein: MNPLKKIKDWIARGKAGWHLSGGRSSLKQGKYKEALKEFRKALKASPNDPEILHYNAMTLLKLKRPEKALKCYEKILKNNPKLAEAWNNKGVVLKELKRYDEALECYERALQIDPQDDGTWNNKGALLDTIGKPKGTTNRSTRRWNMEQQRSAP; the protein is encoded by the coding sequence ATGAATCCCCTTAAGAAGATAAAGGATTGGATAGCCAGGGGAAAGGCTGGATGGCACCTCAGCGGGGGCCGATCAAGCCTAAAACAGGGAAAATACAAAGAAGCTCTTAAAGAATTCAGGAAAGCCCTCAAGGCGAGTCCAAACGACCCGGAAATCTTGCACTATAATGCAATGACACTACTAAAACTCAAAAGACCAGAGAAAGCCTTAAAATGTTATGAAAAAATCCTCAAAAACAATCCAAAACTAGCAGAAGCATGGAACAACAAAGGAGTAGTCCTTAAAGAACTTAAGAGATATGATGAGGCATTGGAATGCTATGAAAGGGCACTACAAATAGATCCACAAGACGATGGAACATGGAACAACAAAGGAGCGCTCCTTGACACAATCGGTAAACCAAAGGGCACTACAAATAGATCCACAAGACGATGGAACATGGAACAACAAAGGAGCGCTCCTTGA
- a CDS encoding tetratricopeptide repeat protein encodes MAPCWGPIKPRTWRLQRSPQRIQEALKARPNAPEVLHYNAITLLKLKKPEKALECYEKILKNNPKLAEAWNNKGVVLEELERYDEALECYEKALEIDPEDDGTWSNKGALLDTIGKPEKALECYEKALKINPEFADAWKWKGIILEDLKKPEESLKCYKKALKLDPQNKTLWYMQGAALQKLGKHKEALKCYENALEIDPEYKKAKKALKELTIQKNQP; translated from the coding sequence ATGGCACCTTGCTGGGGGCCGATCAAGCCTAGAACGTGGAGACTACAAAGAAGCCCTCAAAGAATTCAGGAAGCCCTCAAAGCAAGACCAAACGCCCCGGAAGTCCTCCACTACAATGCAATAACACTACTAAAACTCAAAAAACCAGAGAAAGCCTTAGAATGTTATGAAAAAATCCTCAAAAACAATCCAAAACTAGCAGAAGCATGGAACAACAAAGGAGTAGTCCTCGAAGAACTTGAGAGATATGATGAGGCACTGGAATGCTATGAAAAAGCCCTTGAAATAGATCCAGAAGACGATGGAACATGGAGCAACAAAGGAGCGCTCCTTGACACAATCGGTAAACCTGAAAAAGCATTGGAATGCTATGAAAAAGCCTTGAAGATAAACCCCGAATTCGCTGATGCATGGAAATGGAAAGGCATAATCCTAGAAGACCTCAAAAAACCAGAGGAATCCCTGAAATGCTACAAGAAAGCCCTCAAACTAGACCCGCAAAACAAAACACTATGGTACATGCAAGGAGCAGCACTACAAAAACTCGGCAAACACAAAGAAGCACTAAAATGCTACGAAAATGCCCTGGAAATAGATCCAGAATACAAAAAAGCCAAAAAAGCCCTGAAAGAACTCACCATCCAAAAAAATCAACCATAA
- a CDS encoding tetratricopeptide repeat protein: MTQSVNQRALQIDPQDDGTWNNKGALLDTIGKPEKAIECYEKALEINQKNAKAWYNKGNGLRSLGKYEEALECYEKALQINAEFVEAWYNKALIFEELKRYDEALECYGRALQIDPQDDGTWNNKGALLDTIGKPEKAIECYEKALEINQKNAKAWNNKGVVLEELKRYDEALECYEKALEINLENDETWANKGVLLRKLGKYEEALECFEKALEINPEFADAWEWKGIILEDLKKPEEALKCYEKALKLNPQDKTLWYMQGKTLQKLGKHQKAKKSYKKALKIDPEYKKAKKALKELQMKG, encoded by the coding sequence TTGACACAATCGGTAAACCAAAGGGCACTACAAATAGATCCACAAGACGATGGAACATGGAACAACAAAGGAGCGCTCCTTGACACAATCGGTAAACCTGAAAAAGCAATAGAATGCTATGAAAAAGCCTTAGAAATAAACCAAAAAAATGCAAAAGCATGGTATAATAAAGGTAACGGATTACGCAGTCTCGGAAAATATGAGGAGGCATTGGAATGCTATGAAAAAGCATTACAGATAAACGCAGAATTCGTAGAGGCATGGTACAACAAAGCACTAATTTTTGAAGAACTTAAGAGATATGATGAGGCATTGGAATGCTATGGAAGGGCACTACAAATAGATCCACAAGACGATGGAACATGGAACAACAAAGGAGCGCTCCTTGACACAATCGGTAAACCTGAAAAAGCAATAGAATGCTATGAAAAAGCCTTAGAAATAAACCAAAAAAATGCAAAAGCATGGAACAACAAAGGAGTAGTCCTTGAAGAACTTAAGAGATATGATGAGGCATTGGAATGCTATGAAAAAGCCTTAGAAATAAACCTAGAAAACGACGAAACATGGGCTAACAAGGGAGTACTCCTCAGGAAACTTGGAAAATATGAGGAGGCGCTGGAATGTTTTGAAAAAGCCCTTGAAATAAACCCAGAATTCGCCGATGCATGGGAATGGAAAGGTATAATCCTGGAAGACCTCAAAAAACCAGAGGAAGCCCTGAAATGCTACGAGAAAGCCCTCAAACTAAACCCCCAAGACAAAACACTATGGTACATGCAAGGAAAAACACTACAAAAACTTGGAAAACACCAAAAAGCCAAAAAATCCTACAAAAAAGCCCTGAAAATAGACCCAGAATACAAAAAAGCCAAAAAAGCCCTGAAAGAACTCCAAATGAAAGGCTAA